A stretch of Deltaproteobacteria bacterium DNA encodes these proteins:
- a CDS encoding sigma-70 family RNA polymerase sigma factor — MAEDRLTDLYRRFGPLIFARCRRLLRDPALAEDATQEVFVRVYKHLDRAPSDDEALAWMYRISTNYCLDLMRRKSVRGEESEPDERMPAEDAPTDLRIEDRDLVMKLLGRTPEKLRAPALLYHVDGMEQEQIAKLLNVSRRTVINRLQEFAERAKKFMVREAPGGAA, encoded by the coding sequence ATGGCCGAAGACCGGCTCACCGACCTCTATCGACGCTTCGGACCGCTCATTTTCGCGCGGTGCCGCCGGCTCCTTCGTGATCCGGCGCTTGCCGAAGACGCCACGCAGGAGGTCTTCGTGCGCGTTTACAAACATCTGGACCGCGCCCCCAGCGACGACGAGGCGCTCGCGTGGATGTACCGCATCTCCACCAACTATTGCCTCGACCTGATGCGCCGGAAGTCCGTGCGCGGTGAGGAGAGCGAGCCGGATGAGCGCATGCCCGCCGAGGACGCGCCCACCGACCTGCGCATCGAGGATCGCGACCTGGTGATGAAGCTGCTCGGCCGCACCCCGGAGAAGCTCCGGGCGCCCGCGCTGCTGTACCACGTGGACGGGATGGAGCAGGAGCAGATCGCCAAGCTTTTGAACGTGTCGCGACGGACGGTCATCAATCGGCTTCAAGAGTTCGCCGAGCGGGCCAAGAAGTTCATGGTCCGCGAGGCTCCGGGAGGTGCAGCATGA
- a CDS encoding multidrug efflux RND transporter permease subunit — MNLSAPFIQRPIATTLLSVAVMLAGVVAYRALPVASLPAVDFPTISVSAGLPGASPETMAAAVATPLERRLGRIAGVTEMTSSSSLGSTNITLQFDLTRDVEAAARDVQAAINAASADLPGNLPTRPNFRKVNPADAPILILSLTSNTVQLGQIYDVANSILAQKISQVPGVGQVMVGGGMQPAVRVQADPTTLAGMGLTLEDVKSALTTSSVDQPKGALDAQGHALAVDATDQLTKADEYKQVIISYKNGSAVRLGDVAAVFDDVENQRVAAWTTGTRSVLMIIRKQPSANIIETIDNVKALLPQLASSISPAIHVNVATDRAQSIRASVHDVEVTLLIAVLLVVAVVFVFLRSGRATLIPSVAVPLSLLGTFGAMYFLNYSLDSLSLMALTIATGFVVDDAIVVTENITRFIEEGMSPIQAALRGAKQIGFTIVSITCSLLAVFIPILLMGGVVGRLLREFTITLSVSIAISALVSLTLTPMMCSRLLKNPHAEKHGRLYMAVENGFNAILSAYARALSWVLNHSALALLVTLGTVGLTTYLYIAIPKGLFPQQDAGQLMGSTQAPDDVSFPAMKALQEKVNAIVAADPDVDQAVSFLGGGRGGGNSGTVFVGLKPKPQRKVSADAVVARLRPKLAAIPGIKAFMQSAQDIRVGGRSAKSQYQFTLQGANLDELNTWAPKLVKALRGSKLLKDVNTDQDTDGLLLNVDIDRDSAARLGITPKDVDAALYDAFGQQQVSVNYTQLNQYRVVLEVPPSLQQGPEALHSIYVKSPNGPVPLESIAKISRGTTSLAVNHQGQFPSITVSFNLDPGSSIGDAVKEVSATQLSIGMPASIISGFSGTAQAFQDSLATQPFLIAAALIAVYIVLGMLYESLIHPITILSTLPSAGLGALLALLLTGTELSIIALIGLVLLIGIVKKNAIMMIDFAVEVEREQHLPPREAIYEACVRRFRPILMTTLAAMLGALPLALGTGMGAELRRPLGITIIGGLALSQLITLFTTPVIYLAMEGLKKFLRSLFVSSAEASA, encoded by the coding sequence ATGAACCTCTCGGCGCCTTTCATCCAGCGGCCCATCGCCACCACGCTCTTGTCGGTGGCGGTGATGCTCGCGGGTGTGGTGGCCTACCGCGCCCTGCCGGTGGCGTCGCTGCCGGCGGTGGACTTTCCCACCATCTCCGTCTCGGCCGGCCTGCCCGGCGCGAGCCCCGAGACCATGGCGGCTGCCGTGGCCACGCCGCTCGAGCGCCGCCTGGGACGCATCGCCGGCGTGACGGAGATGACCTCGAGCAGCTCGCTCGGCTCCACCAACATCACGCTCCAGTTCGATCTCACGCGCGACGTGGAGGCCGCCGCGCGCGACGTGCAGGCCGCCATCAACGCCGCCAGCGCCGATCTGCCCGGCAACCTCCCCACGCGCCCCAACTTCCGCAAGGTGAACCCGGCCGACGCGCCGATCCTGATCCTGTCTTTGACTTCGAACACCGTGCAGCTTGGCCAGATCTACGACGTCGCCAACTCCATCCTCGCGCAGAAGATCTCCCAGGTGCCCGGCGTGGGCCAGGTGATGGTGGGCGGCGGCATGCAGCCTGCGGTGCGCGTCCAAGCGGATCCGACCACGCTCGCCGGCATGGGCCTGACGCTCGAGGACGTGAAGAGCGCATTGACCACGTCATCGGTCGATCAGCCCAAGGGCGCGCTCGATGCGCAGGGCCACGCGCTCGCCGTCGACGCGACGGACCAGCTCACCAAGGCCGACGAGTACAAGCAGGTGATCATCAGCTACAAGAACGGCTCGGCGGTGCGGCTCGGCGATGTGGCCGCCGTGTTCGACGACGTCGAGAACCAGCGCGTGGCCGCGTGGACCACGGGAACCCGCTCGGTGCTGATGATCATTCGCAAGCAGCCCTCCGCGAACATCATCGAGACCATCGACAACGTGAAAGCGCTGCTGCCGCAGCTCGCGTCGTCGATCTCGCCGGCGATTCACGTCAACGTCGCCACCGACCGCGCCCAGAGCATCCGCGCGTCGGTGCATGACGTGGAGGTCACGCTCCTCATCGCCGTTCTCCTGGTGGTGGCCGTGGTCTTTGTGTTCTTGCGCAGCGGCCGCGCGACGTTGATCCCCAGCGTCGCGGTGCCGCTCTCGCTGCTCGGCACCTTCGGGGCGATGTACTTCCTGAACTACAGCCTCGACAGCCTTTCGCTCATGGCGCTGACCATCGCCACGGGCTTCGTGGTCGACGACGCCATCGTGGTCACGGAGAACATCACCCGCTTCATCGAAGAAGGCATGTCGCCCATCCAGGCGGCGCTCCGCGGCGCGAAACAAATTGGTTTCACGATTGTCTCCATCACCTGCTCGCTGCTGGCGGTGTTCATCCCCATCTTGCTCATGGGCGGCGTGGTGGGGCGCCTGCTGCGCGAGTTCACGATCACCCTGAGCGTGTCGATCGCGATCTCGGCGCTGGTCTCGCTCACCCTCACGCCCATGATGTGCTCGCGGCTGCTCAAGAACCCGCACGCCGAGAAGCACGGCCGGCTCTACATGGCCGTGGAGAACGGCTTCAACGCCATCCTCTCCGCCTACGCGCGCGCGCTGAGCTGGGTGCTCAACCACAGCGCGCTGGCGCTGCTGGTCACGCTCGGCACGGTCGGGCTCACGACCTACCTGTACATCGCCATTCCCAAGGGCCTCTTCCCGCAGCAGGACGCCGGCCAGCTCATGGGCTCCACACAAGCCCCCGATGACGTGAGCTTCCCGGCCATGAAGGCGCTGCAGGAGAAGGTGAACGCGATCGTCGCCGCGGATCCCGACGTGGACCAGGCCGTCTCGTTCCTCGGCGGCGGCCGCGGCGGCGGCAACTCGGGCACGGTCTTCGTGGGCCTCAAGCCCAAGCCGCAGCGCAAGGTCAGCGCAGACGCCGTCGTCGCGCGGCTGCGGCCCAAGCTCGCGGCCATCCCTGGCATCAAGGCGTTCATGCAGAGCGCGCAGGACATCCGCGTGGGCGGCCGCTCGGCGAAGTCGCAGTACCAGTTCACGCTCCAGGGCGCGAACCTGGACGAGCTCAACACCTGGGCGCCCAAGCTGGTGAAGGCGCTGCGCGGCTCCAAGCTGCTCAAGGACGTGAACACGGATCAGGACACCGACGGGCTCCTGCTCAACGTGGACATCGATCGCGACTCGGCGGCGCGCCTGGGCATCACGCCCAAGGACGTGGACGCGGCGCTCTACGACGCCTTCGGCCAACAACAAGTCTCGGTGAACTACACGCAGCTCAACCAGTACCGCGTGGTGCTCGAGGTGCCGCCCTCGCTGCAGCAGGGCCCGGAGGCACTGCACAGCATCTACGTGAAGAGCCCCAACGGCCCGGTGCCGCTCGAGTCCATCGCCAAGATCAGCCGCGGCACGACTTCACTGGCGGTGAACCACCAGGGCCAGTTCCCGTCGATCACCGTGTCGTTCAACCTCGATCCGGGCAGCTCCATCGGCGACGCGGTCAAAGAGGTCAGCGCGACCCAGCTCTCCATCGGCATGCCCGCGAGCATCATCTCCGGCTTCTCGGGCACCGCGCAGGCCTTCCAGGACTCGCTGGCCACGCAGCCGTTCCTCATCGCAGCGGCGCTCATCGCCGTCTACATCGTGCTGGGGATGCTCTACGAGAGCCTCATCCACCCCATCACGATCCTCTCGACGCTGCCCTCGGCCGGCCTGGGCGCGCTGCTCGCGCTGCTGCTCACGGGCACCGAGCTCTCGATCATCGCGCTCATCGGCCTGGTGCTGCTCATCGGCATCGTGAAGAAGAACGCGATCATGATGATCGACTTCGCCGTCGAGGTGGAGCGCGAGCAGCACCTGCCGCCGCGCGAAGCCATCTACGAGGCGTGTGTGCGCCGCTTCCGGCCGATTCTGATGACGACGCTCGCGGCCATGCTCGGCGCCCTGCCGCTGGCGCTGGGCACCGGCATGGGCGCCGAGCTGCGCCGGCCGCTGGGCATCACCATCATCGGCGGCCTGGCGCTCTCGCAGCTGATCACCCTCTTCACCACCCCGGTCATCTACCTGGCCATGGAGGGGCTGAAGAAGTTTCTGCGCAGCCTGTTCGTCTCGTCGGCGGAGGCGTCTGCGTGA
- a CDS encoding DUF4384 domain-containing protein gives MNAQSHLAADVLDRLAINALSAQDKQQAESHLASCTRCADDLKSLQADMQHFSQFVMPRTQDQVRARVQRGASFWNPSRWMAPAFALAGAATLALIALPKQGVDTRLPVRYEGVKGGPVLSIYALAQGAQQPKELAQKAQVAPGDKLQFVVQPSGYEYLLIASVDGTGAVSAYYPPEGKKSAALVAGKQQLPVAIELDAAPGKEHVYAFFSHQPLELDSLSGALKANPEAPAAPANSSLQVFTFDKNTK, from the coding sequence ATGAACGCGCAATCTCACCTCGCGGCCGACGTCCTCGACCGCCTCGCCATCAACGCGCTCTCCGCGCAGGACAAGCAGCAGGCCGAGTCGCACCTGGCCAGCTGCACCCGCTGCGCCGATGACCTCAAGTCGCTGCAGGCCGACATGCAGCACTTCTCGCAGTTCGTCATGCCGCGCACCCAGGACCAGGTGCGCGCCCGGGTGCAGCGCGGCGCGAGCTTCTGGAACCCCAGCCGCTGGATGGCCCCGGCCTTCGCCCTCGCGGGCGCGGCCACCCTGGCCCTCATCGCCTTGCCGAAGCAGGGCGTCGATACCCGGCTCCCGGTTCGCTACGAGGGCGTGAAGGGCGGCCCGGTGCTGAGCATCTACGCGCTCGCCCAGGGCGCCCAGCAGCCCAAGGAGCTGGCCCAGAAGGCCCAGGTGGCGCCGGGCGACAAGCTGCAGTTCGTGGTGCAGCCCAGCGGCTACGAGTACCTGCTCATCGCCTCGGTCGACGGGACGGGCGCGGTGTCGGCGTACTACCCGCCCGAGGGCAAGAAGAGCGCCGCGCTGGTGGCCGGCAAGCAGCAGCTGCCCGTGGCCATCGAGCTCGACGCCGCCCCAGGCAAGGAGCACGTCTACGCCTTCTTCTCGCACCAGCCGCTGGAGCTCGATTCGCTCTCCGGCGCGCTGAAGGCCAACCCCGAGGCCCCCGCCGCGCCGGCGAATTCCTCGCTGCAGGTCTTCACCTTCGACAAGAACACCAAGTAA
- a CDS encoding SDR family oxidoreductase, with the protein MKIVVFGATGGTGRHLVTQALAAGHDVTAFARTPSKVGVQHEKLRVAQGDVRDAASVSAAIAGQDAVISAIGPPAGQPPGDLISAGVKNILAGMAAQGVKRFVFESGIMVGEGRGLNFFFKFMMAIFRRMNHALYLDKVIAERDIQATSLEWTIVRPVSLKELPARGSYQVGPDLPLNLSKPMAQADVAACLLAVATGDQFVRGIVETGY; encoded by the coding sequence ATGAAGATCGTCGTCTTCGGCGCCACCGGCGGCACCGGCCGGCACCTGGTGACCCAGGCGCTCGCGGCTGGCCACGACGTCACCGCGTTCGCGCGCACGCCCTCGAAGGTCGGCGTGCAGCACGAGAAGCTGCGCGTGGCCCAGGGCGACGTGCGCGACGCGGCGTCGGTCTCGGCGGCCATCGCCGGCCAGGACGCGGTCATCTCCGCCATCGGCCCGCCCGCGGGTCAGCCGCCGGGCGACCTCATCTCCGCGGGCGTGAAGAACATCCTCGCGGGCATGGCCGCACAGGGCGTGAAGCGCTTCGTCTTCGAGAGCGGCATCATGGTCGGCGAAGGCCGCGGCCTTAACTTTTTCTTTAAGTTCATGATGGCCATCTTCCGGCGCATGAACCACGCGCTCTACCTCGACAAGGTCATCGCCGAGCGCGACATCCAGGCCACGAGCCTCGAGTGGACCATCGTCCGGCCCGTGTCGTTGAAGGAGCTTCCGGCGCGCGGCAGCTACCAGGTGGGCCCGGATTTGCCGCTGAACCTCTCGAAACCCATGGCCCAGGCCGATGTGGCCGCGTGCCTGCTCGCGGTCGCGACGGGCGATCAGTTCGTGCGCGGGATTGTCGAGACGGGCTACTAG
- a CDS encoding pirin family protein: MHSRRRFILDASLLALSASASRAFGVPKLLTRTTREVTQALPAMPTLEGAGVHITRAIGQPVLRNLDPFVLLDRMHSNVPTDYLPGFPDHPHRGFETVSVILEGHMRHHDSKGNRGDIIGGGAQWMTAGRGIVHSEMPDQEQGWVNGFQLWVNLPAREKWCPPYYQDLAPQKLAEGKLNRAGSTVRLIAGRHDGLVGPVRQRPTEPFLATLALEDDQPVELELPAGHNAFVFVAGGELAIGAEKREATAADGTLAILGAGDRVRLRATNQRSLALVAAGKPLGEPIVQRGPFVMNTEEEIAQAWADYRAGVLDKG; the protein is encoded by the coding sequence CGCGCTCTCGGCGTCGGCGTCTCGCGCGTTCGGCGTGCCCAAGCTGCTGACCCGCACAACCCGTGAAGTCACGCAGGCGCTGCCCGCGATGCCCACGCTCGAGGGCGCGGGCGTGCACATCACCCGCGCCATCGGCCAGCCGGTGCTGCGCAACCTCGATCCGTTCGTGCTCCTGGATCGCATGCACTCCAACGTGCCGACGGATTACCTGCCGGGCTTCCCCGATCATCCGCACCGCGGCTTCGAGACGGTCTCCGTCATCCTCGAAGGCCACATGCGCCACCACGACAGCAAGGGTAACCGCGGCGACATCATCGGCGGCGGCGCGCAGTGGATGACTGCGGGTCGCGGCATCGTGCACTCGGAGATGCCCGACCAGGAGCAGGGCTGGGTGAACGGCTTTCAGCTCTGGGTGAACCTGCCCGCGCGCGAGAAGTGGTGCCCGCCGTACTACCAGGACCTCGCGCCGCAGAAGCTCGCCGAGGGAAAGCTCAACCGCGCGGGGAGCACCGTGCGGCTCATCGCTGGCCGGCACGACGGGCTCGTGGGGCCCGTTCGCCAGCGGCCGACGGAGCCATTCCTGGCCACGCTCGCGCTCGAGGACGATCAGCCTGTGGAGCTCGAGCTGCCTGCGGGCCACAACGCGTTCGTGTTCGTCGCGGGCGGCGAGCTCGCCATCGGCGCCGAGAAGCGCGAGGCCACAGCCGCGGACGGCACGCTCGCGATCCTCGGCGCGGGCGATCGCGTGCGCCTGCGCGCGACGAATCAGCGGAGCCTCGCCCTCGTGGCCGCCGGCAAGCCGCTGGGCGAGCCCATCGTGCAGCGCGGGCCGTTCGTGATGAACACCGAGGAAGAGATCGCGCAGGCCTGGGCGGACTATCGCGCAGGCGTCCTCGACAAAGGCTAG
- a CDS encoding caspase family protein, translating to MRTAAAALLSVLLASSALAETKRVAVVMGNNAGDGSLAPLRYAEADASKFARALLEVGQVSEDDLFVLQGRRLADTEGAIAKATARIAVLHQRPENRVMLIFYYSGHSDGEAIELGGERLSFVDLKRELAKSGAEVRVEIIDACRSGAAVAQKGGHAVPAFTMRLADDLSTSGDAFVASSAADEVALESPELQGSYFTSALVSGLRGAADTSGDKQVTLAEAYRYAYDHTVSSTAVTIEGAQHPTFDFKLSGQGELVLSQLDRPKAGLVLPDGLDRALVIDVARDQVVAELLPGASRFLALSPGNYAVRAFAHSKSLGTRVELASGQTREVHFAELETLSAPKVAMKGPGGEAATSLEEPPPATSRVQIGVTAGASSGVAMNLGPRLGLRVAVEPGFVEGLYAIVNGSYGSAAGVDEMGANVQVGYQFPIHATNSLTFGVGAEAGPGWVWQHVDGVEAGAGFALMVGPRASARYSLGDHASVELEGGVAFAHVNLDQQGQFVPEPGVTAGMVFGL from the coding sequence ATGAGAACCGCCGCCGCCGCCCTGCTCTCGGTGTTGCTCGCCAGCTCTGCCCTCGCGGAGACCAAGCGCGTGGCCGTGGTGATGGGCAACAACGCCGGCGACGGCTCCTTGGCGCCCTTGCGCTACGCCGAGGCCGACGCGAGCAAGTTCGCCCGCGCGCTGTTGGAAGTCGGCCAGGTGAGCGAGGACGACCTCTTCGTGCTCCAGGGCCGCCGGCTCGCGGACACCGAGGGCGCCATCGCCAAGGCCACCGCGCGCATCGCCGTGCTGCACCAGCGCCCCGAGAACCGGGTGATGCTCATCTTCTATTACTCGGGCCACTCCGACGGCGAGGCCATCGAGCTCGGCGGTGAGCGGCTCTCCTTCGTGGACCTGAAGCGCGAGCTCGCCAAGAGCGGCGCGGAAGTCCGGGTGGAGATCATCGACGCCTGCCGCAGCGGCGCGGCCGTGGCCCAGAAGGGCGGCCACGCGGTGCCCGCGTTCACCATGCGCCTGGCCGACGACCTCTCCACGAGCGGCGACGCCTTCGTGGCCAGCTCCGCGGCCGACGAGGTGGCGCTCGAGTCGCCGGAGCTGCAAGGCAGCTACTTCACCAGCGCGCTCGTCTCGGGCCTGCGCGGCGCGGCCGACACCTCGGGCGACAAGCAGGTCACGCTCGCCGAGGCCTATCGCTACGCGTACGACCACACCGTCTCCTCGACGGCCGTGACCATCGAGGGCGCGCAGCACCCGACCTTCGACTTCAAGCTCTCGGGCCAGGGCGAGCTGGTGCTGTCCCAACTCGATCGGCCCAAGGCGGGACTCGTGCTGCCCGACGGCCTCGATCGCGCGCTGGTGATTGACGTCGCGCGCGACCAGGTCGTGGCCGAGCTGCTCCCGGGAGCGAGCCGCTTCCTGGCGCTCTCGCCGGGCAACTACGCGGTGCGCGCCTTCGCCCACAGCAAGAGCCTGGGCACGCGCGTGGAGCTCGCCTCCGGCCAGACGCGCGAGGTGCACTTCGCCGAGCTGGAGACGCTCTCTGCTCCGAAAGTCGCGATGAAGGGCCCAGGCGGCGAGGCGGCGACGAGCCTGGAGGAGCCGCCGCCCGCGACGTCGCGCGTGCAGATCGGCGTCACGGCCGGCGCGAGCAGCGGCGTGGCCATGAACCTGGGACCCCGGCTCGGGCTGCGCGTCGCAGTGGAGCCGGGCTTCGTGGAGGGCCTGTACGCGATCGTGAACGGCTCCTACGGCAGCGCGGCCGGCGTCGACGAGATGGGCGCGAACGTCCAGGTCGGCTACCAGTTCCCCATCCATGCAACCAATTCGTTAACATTCGGCGTGGGCGCCGAGGCCGGCCCGGGCTGGGTGTGGCAGCACGTGGACGGCGTGGAGGCGGGCGCGGGCTTCGCGTTGATGGTCGGCCCGCGCGCGAGCGCGCGCTACTCGCTGGGCGATCACGCCTCCGTGGAGCTCGAGGGCGGCGTGGCCTTCGCGCACGTGAACCTCGACCAGCAGGGCCAGTTCGTGCCCGAGCCCGGTGTCACGGCGGGCATGGTCTTCGGGCTCTAG
- a CDS encoding multidrug efflux RND transporter permease subunit yields MSISEPFIRRPIATALVMVGLTLSGFLAYKQLAVSALPQVDYPTIVVSTLLPGASGETMAATVTTPLERQFGQIPSLSSMTSVSSFGSSQITLQFSLDRSIDAAEQDVQAAINAASNLLPRTLPAPPTYSKSNPADTPILTLAVRSDSLPLDQVDDEADSILAQKISQVSGVGLVTLNGGQKPAVRVQVDPEALAGASLTLEDVRNALVAANVNQPKGNLDGARQDYTLATNDQLFKADAFKPLVLAYKNGAAIRVSDVSNVIDGVENAQLAGWANGKRAIILNVQRQPGANVIQVAESVKKLLPKLSAALPQGLKIDILSDRTETVRASVDDVQVTLLLTVTLVVMVIFLFLRSARATIIPGIAVPLSLIGTFGVMYLLGYSLNNLSLMALTIATGFVVDDAIVMIENIARYIEEGDSPFEAALKGSKQIGFTIISLTVSLVAVLIPLLFMSGLIGRLFREFAVTLAVSIGVSAVLSLTLTAMMCAHLLEPHNAAHQGKFYKLTEDGWNAIARLYDAGLKWVLAHQRFTLLVTLGTVAFTAYLAIVIPKGFFPEQDTGMILGVTEAPVDVSFSRMMDLQSAVANAVQTDPAVVSVASFIGSDGTNETPNSGRLSITLKPRGERNETIEEILPRLQQKAAAVGGISLYLQAVQDLQIDARVSRTQYQFTLEDADAKELETWAPMVQAKLRERPELADVASDLQDPAPQLQVQIDRDSAARLGVTTQQIDDTLYDAFGQRLVSTIFTQLNQYRVILEVKPEARDDADALNRIYVHAATGESVPLSAVAKFIKGTAPPAVHHQGQFPSVTISFNLGHGASLGQAVQAIDDSMAKMGAPPGLHPTYVGSVQAFLQSLASEPALILAALITVYIVLGVLYESYIHPITILSTLPSAGVGALLALMLCGTEFSIISLIGVILLIGIVKKNAIMMIDFAIEATRDKGLGPVEAIHQACLLRFRPIMMTTLAALLGGLPLALEHGTGSELRRPLGISIVGGLVISQILTLFTTPVIYLYMDKLARALGLADAAPHADNKAPPHEAEPESAA; encoded by the coding sequence GTGAGCATCTCCGAGCCCTTCATTCGCCGGCCCATCGCCACTGCGCTGGTGATGGTGGGTCTGACGCTCTCCGGCTTTCTGGCCTACAAGCAGCTCGCGGTGTCCGCGCTGCCGCAGGTGGATTACCCGACCATCGTGGTGTCCACGCTGCTGCCCGGCGCGAGCGGCGAGACGATGGCCGCCACGGTCACCACGCCGCTGGAGCGCCAGTTCGGACAGATCCCGTCGCTGTCGTCGATGACGAGCGTGTCGAGCTTTGGCAGCTCGCAGATCACGCTGCAGTTCTCGCTCGACCGAAGCATCGACGCCGCCGAACAAGACGTCCAAGCAGCGATCAACGCGGCCTCGAACTTGTTGCCGCGCACCCTGCCCGCGCCGCCGACGTATTCGAAGAGCAACCCCGCCGACACGCCGATCCTCACGCTCGCGGTGCGCTCGGACTCGCTGCCGCTCGATCAAGTCGACGACGAGGCCGACTCGATCCTCGCGCAGAAGATTTCGCAGGTGTCGGGCGTGGGCCTGGTGACGCTGAACGGCGGCCAGAAGCCAGCCGTGCGCGTGCAGGTGGATCCGGAGGCGCTCGCGGGCGCGAGCCTCACGCTGGAGGACGTGCGCAACGCGCTCGTGGCCGCCAACGTCAACCAGCCCAAGGGCAACCTCGACGGCGCCCGGCAGGACTACACGCTCGCCACCAACGATCAGCTCTTCAAGGCCGACGCGTTCAAGCCGCTGGTGCTCGCGTACAAGAACGGCGCGGCGATCCGCGTGTCCGACGTCTCGAATGTCATCGACGGCGTGGAGAACGCGCAGCTCGCCGGCTGGGCCAATGGAAAGCGCGCCATCATCCTGAACGTGCAGCGCCAGCCCGGCGCGAACGTGATTCAGGTCGCGGAGAGCGTGAAGAAGCTCTTGCCCAAGCTCTCCGCGGCGCTGCCGCAGGGCCTCAAGATCGACATCCTCAGCGACCGCACCGAGACCGTCCGCGCCAGCGTGGACGACGTGCAGGTGACGCTGCTGCTCACCGTCACGTTGGTGGTGATGGTGATTTTCCTGTTCCTGCGCAGCGCGCGCGCGACGATCATCCCCGGCATCGCCGTGCCGCTCTCGCTCATCGGCACCTTCGGCGTGATGTACCTGCTGGGCTACAGCCTCAACAACCTCTCGCTGATGGCGCTGACGATCGCCACGGGCTTTGTCGTCGACGACGCCATCGTGATGATCGAGAACATCGCGCGCTACATCGAAGAAGGCGACTCGCCCTTCGAGGCCGCGCTCAAGGGTTCGAAACAAATTGGTTTCACGATCATCTCGCTCACCGTGTCGCTGGTGGCGGTGCTGATCCCGTTGCTCTTCATGAGCGGCCTCATCGGCCGGCTCTTCCGCGAGTTCGCGGTCACGCTCGCGGTGAGCATCGGCGTGTCGGCGGTGCTCTCGCTCACGCTCACCGCGATGATGTGCGCGCACCTGCTCGAGCCGCACAACGCCGCGCACCAGGGCAAGTTCTACAAGCTGACCGAGGACGGCTGGAACGCGATCGCGCGGCTCTACGACGCCGGCCTCAAGTGGGTGCTCGCGCACCAGCGGTTCACGCTGCTCGTCACGCTCGGCACGGTCGCGTTCACCGCTTACCTCGCGATCGTGATTCCCAAGGGCTTCTTCCCCGAGCAGGACACCGGGATGATCCTCGGCGTGACCGAGGCGCCGGTCGACGTGAGCTTCTCGCGGATGATGGATCTGCAGAGCGCCGTCGCGAACGCGGTGCAGACCGATCCGGCCGTGGTGAGCGTGGCCTCGTTCATCGGCTCCGACGGCACCAACGAGACGCCCAACAGCGGCCGACTCTCGATCACCCTGAAGCCGCGCGGCGAGCGAAACGAGACCATCGAGGAGATCCTGCCGCGCTTGCAGCAGAAGGCCGCGGCCGTGGGCGGCATCTCGCTCTACCTGCAGGCCGTGCAGGACTTGCAGATCGACGCGCGCGTCTCGCGTACGCAATACCAGTTCACGCTTGAGGACGCCGACGCCAAGGAGCTCGAAACATGGGCTCCCATGGTTCAAGCGAAGCTGCGCGAGCGGCCCGAGCTCGCGGATGTCGCGAGCGACCTGCAGGATCCCGCGCCGCAACTTCAAGTGCAGATCGATCGCGACTCGGCCGCGCGGCTCGGCGTGACCACGCAGCAGATCGACGACACGCTCTACGACGCGTTCGGCCAGCGGCTCGTCTCGACGATCTTCACGCAGCTCAACCAGTACCGCGTGATCCTCGAGGTGAAGCCCGAAGCCCGCGATGACGCCGACGCGCTCAACCGCATCTACGTGCACGCCGCGACCGGCGAATCCGTGCCGCTCTCGGCCGTGGCCAAGTTCATCAAGGGCACGGCGCCGCCGGCCGTGCACCACCAGGGCCAGTTCCCGTCGGTGACCATCTCCTTCAACCTCGGCCACGGCGCATCGCTGGGCCAGGCCGTGCAAGCCATCGACGACAGCATGGCCAAGATGGGCGCGCCGCCCGGCCTGCATCCCACCTACGTCGGCTCGGTGCAGGCGTTCCTGCAGTCGCTCGCGAGCGAGCCCGCGCTGATCCTCGCGGCGCTGATCACCGTCTACATCGTGCTCGGCGTGCTCTACGAGAGCTACATCCACCCGATCACGATTCTCTCGACGCTGCCGTCCGCGGGCGTGGGCGCGCTGCTCGCGCTGATGCTGTGCGGCACCGAGTTCAGCATCATCTCGCTCATCGGCGTGATCCTGCTCATCGGCATCGTGAAGAAGAACGCGATCATGATGATCGACTTCGCCATCGAAGCGACGCGCGACAAGGGCCTCGGGCCCGTCGAGGCGATCCACCAGGCGTGCCTCTTGCGCTTCCGGCCAATCATGATGACCACGCTCGCGGCGCTGCTCGGCGGCCTGCCGCTCGCGCTCGAGCACGGCACCGGCTCCGAGCTGCGTCGACCACTCGGCATCAGCATCGTCGGCGGGCTGGTGATCTCGCAGATCCTCACGCTCTTCACCACGCCGGTCATCTACCTCTACATGGACAAGCTGGCGCGCGCGCTCGGCCTCGCTGACGCCGCGCCGCACGCCGACAACAAGGCGCCGCCGCACGAGGCCGAGCCCGAGAGCGCTGCATGA